In Anopheles gambiae chromosome 2, idAnoGambNW_F1_1, whole genome shotgun sequence, a single window of DNA contains:
- the LOC1274967 gene encoding SET and MYND domain-containing protein 4 — protein sequence MAESLQEKECNVVKLFHELWEELLKQRINELVHNQRDKDMVAEIIKREIEDFLRTFPFRDRFNLHPDAKDNAKALAARNCGNERFAPSIGEYMESLQHYNESIAYSEQGSETRALAYGNRSAVCLKFGLYEECLENIRLARASNYPMQLADKLNKREQYVKRCIEEDAEEFSDRVMHTPGQYRPRNSGYPASKLSYEAHANVPQLVKCVELRQNSEFGRHLVTTQHLKAGDVLLIEKPYASMLNDKERYKRCAFCHNEDTFTLIPCEGCTLTMYCSDECMDKAYRQYHRYECGVLRDCWRIAGRLVGGIVGLRMVATAIASFEQDLEGWVNHLNALDETKVNAFTVDWNKVTDSDIYDTVHVLATNQKRRSREDLAVLMFFTSIVHRLLLERTDLGPFCEPSPTRSKLLFDLLLRHWQTSLINKKQVYHVQRSEGQDEEDEYYEYNYAGYDSDDEEEYSDEMHAIAVYPLFSMVNHSCIPNVAPIHLLDGRCAFVATRPIAAGEQLFDVYAFASMDFDRSFRIFCLRKSYYFKCRCAVCESFSYVDVRNMTPQETNFLRLLRMVNVPEHQLPMLVEHMNEVGRRYPKHQYTAAEVVLVRILRMMHSYSLEDDMLNTFGSIGLPGLAASLSRSRGGNFR from the exons ATGGCTGAATCGCTGCAGGAAAAAGAGTGCAATGTGGTCAAGCTTTTCCATGAACTCTGGGAGGAATTGCTAAAACAGCGTATCAACGAGCTTGTCCACAACCAGCGCGACAAGGATATGGTAGCAGAGATTATTAAGCGCGAAATCGAAGACTTTCTGCGCACGTTCCCGTTTCGCGACCGGTTTAATCTTCATCCCGACGCCAAGGACAATGCGAAAGCGCTTGCCGCCCGCAACTGTGGCAATGAGCGGTTCGCCCCGTCGATCGGTGAGTACATGGAGTCGCTCCAACACTACAACGAGAGTATCGCGTACTCGGAGCAAGGTTCGGAAACCAGAGCGCTTGCGTACGGCAATCGTTCGGCGGTCTGTCTGAAGTTTGGCCTGTACGAAGAGTGTTTGGAAAACATACGCCTAGCAAGGGCATCAAACTACCCGATGCAATTGGCGGACAAACTGAACAAGCGCGAACAGTATGTGAAGCGATGTATCGAGGAAGATGCTGAAGAATTTTCCGACAGAGTAATGCATACGCCTGGACAGTATCGGCCACGTAATTCAGGATATCCGGCATCAAAGTTGAGCTACGAGGCACACGCAAACGTCCCTCAATTGGTGAAATGTGTGGAGTTGCGCCAGAACAGCGAATTCGGTCGACATCTAGTGACCACGCAGCATCTAAAGGCGGGAGACGTCCTGCTGATTGAGAAACCCTATGCTAGCATGCTGAATGACAAGGAACGGTACAAGCGTTGCGCTTTCTGCCACAATGAGGACACGTTTACGCTCATTCCCTGCGAAGGATGCACTTTAACGATGTACTGCTCAGACGAATGTATGGACAAAGCGTACAGACAGTACCATCGGTACGAGTGTGGCGTGCTTCGTGACTGTTGGCGCATTGCTGGTCGCTTGGTGGGAGGCATCGTGGGACTGCGTATGGTTGCCACGGCGATCGCTTCCTTCGAACAGGATCTCGAGGGTTGGGTCAATCATTTGAACGCGCTCGACGAAACGAAGGTGAACGCTTTTACGGTGGACTGGAACAAGGTGACGGACAGCGACATCTACGACACGGTGCACGTGCTCGCCACGAACCAGAAGAGACGGAGTCGCGAAGATCTGGCTGTGCTCATGTTTTTCACTTCAATCGTGCACCGACTATTGCTGGAACGCACCGATCTCGGACCGTTTTGCGAACCGAGCCCGACAAGAAGCAAGCTCCTGTTCGATCTGCTGCTACGCCACTGGCAAACTTCCTTGATCAATAAGAAGCAGGTGTATCACGTGCAACGTTCGGAAGGCCAAGACGAGGAAGACGAGTATTATGAGTATAACTATGCTGGGTACGATAGCGACGATGAGGAGGAATATTCCGACGAAATGCATGCTATTGCTGTTTACCCTTTGTTTAGCATGGTGAATCATAGCTGCATACCAAACGTGGCCCCGATCCATCTTCTCGATGGTAGGTGTGCTTTTGTAGCTACCCGACCGATCGCTGCCGGCGAACAGCTGTTCGACGTCTATGC ATTTGCTTCAATGGACTTTGATCGTTCGTTCCGTATATTTTGCCTGAGAAAGTCCTACTATTTCAAGTGTCGCTGCGCAGTATGTGAATCTTTTTCGTACGTGGATGTCCGTAATATGACCCCACAGGAAACAAATTTTCTCCGACTGCTACGTATGGTGAATGTCCCGGAGCATCAATTACCGATGCTGGTAGAGCACATGAACGAAGTGGGAAGGCGCTATCCTAAGCATCAGTACACGGCCGCGGAAGTGGTACTGGTGCGTATCTTGCGCATGATGCACAGCTACTCGCTGGAGGATGATATGCTCAACACGTTTGGGAGCATTGGTCTTCCGGGTTTGGCAGCCTCTTTGAGTCGAAGTCGAGGTGGGAATTTCAGATAG